The following proteins are encoded in a genomic region of Streptomyces lunaelactis:
- the eccCa gene encoding type VII secretion protein EccCa, translating into MSQIVVKRPPRALPTEVPGEQVQLQPPPELPRGQQEGALMQLLPMLGMGGSVVFFFMTPNPIMRIMGMVMIASTVGMAIAMLVRYRRGTQGQLADMRRDYLKYLTQTRRTVLRTAHLQRDAQFYLHPSPEQLWALVAEGSRVWERRVGDDDFGQVRIGLGSQQLATPLIAPETAPVDELEPLTAGAMQQFLTAHGTLDGLPMAISLRAFYHLTVSGDAESVRATARAMVGSLTSLHSPEDLVVAIATGRETAPQWEWAKWLPHVQAPGSGDGAGSRRFITTDARDLDDMLAGRLEGRPRFGGSQPLLDQPHIIVVLDGQSVPPMSALAAAEGLQGVTVIEVVPGEVTGARGGLSVVVHPDSLQLESGHGLVYDGTPDRLSREAAEALARQLAPLRVASGGDDDEPLLANLDFTDLLNLGDAASVDVSRTWRPRSQAERLRVPIGVGEDGTPVMLDLKEAAQEGMGPHGLCVGATGSGKSELLRTLVLGLAVTHSSETLNFVLADFKGGATFAGMSQMPHVAAVITNLADDLTLVDRMGDSIRGELNRRQEMLRDAGNYANIHDYEKARAAGALLQPIPSLVLVIDEFSELLTAMPDFIEMFVQIGRIGRSLGVHLLLASQRLEEGRLRGLETYLSYRIGLRTFSAAESRAALGVPDAYQLPNVPGSGYLKYGTDEMVRFKAAYVSGVYRTNPQQTASPGGPLPVDRRPVPFTAAPVPIRYVEPSAQRQVPEARTAEDDALADTVLDVIVRRLEGRGAEAHQVWLPPLDNPPSLDELLPGLSNVQGRGLTQPGYEGAGRLVVPLGVVDKPYEQRRDTLYRDFSGAAGHMQIVGGPQSGKSTLLRTLISAFALTHTPQEVQFYGLDFGGGGMSSIAGLPHVGGVASRLDPERVRRTVAEVYGIMARREEYFRSAGIDSIATFRRLRARGDISMTEQPWGDVFLVIDGWGNFRTDYEGLEQPVLDIASRGLGYGIHVILTASRSMEVRANIKDHLMNRLELRLGDTMDSEVDRKAAVNVPAGVPGRGLSPEKLHIMAAVPRIDGINSDSDLSEATAAMTQEVTRHWTAPGAPAVRLLPRELPVGNLPAGSAHPERGVSFAIDENNLEPVYVNFERDPFFLVFGESESGKSNLLRLLIKQLSERYDGNACKLFVIDNRRGLLDVTPSTHLAEYVPMSNNMDHHVDALMDLMQRRTPSADVTAQQLRDRSWWQGPSVYVVVDDYDLVSTSSGNPLAKLTEHLPFARDVGVRFIIARSGAGASRAAYEPFMQRMMELGAQGVLLSGDPQEGDVLGGTRMRPMPAGRGIFISRQRGNPLVQTGLMPTELH; encoded by the coding sequence GTGAGCCAGATCGTCGTCAAGCGCCCACCGCGGGCCCTGCCCACCGAAGTGCCCGGTGAGCAGGTGCAGTTGCAACCCCCGCCCGAGCTGCCGAGAGGACAGCAGGAGGGGGCGCTGATGCAGCTGCTGCCGATGCTGGGTATGGGCGGTTCTGTCGTCTTCTTCTTCATGACCCCGAATCCGATCATGCGGATCATGGGCATGGTGATGATCGCGTCGACGGTCGGCATGGCCATCGCGATGCTGGTCCGCTACCGGCGCGGCACCCAGGGGCAGCTCGCCGACATGCGGCGCGACTACCTGAAGTACCTGACGCAGACGAGGCGGACGGTCCTGAGGACCGCGCACCTGCAGCGCGACGCACAGTTCTATCTCCACCCGTCCCCTGAGCAGTTGTGGGCGCTGGTCGCCGAGGGCAGCCGGGTCTGGGAGCGCCGCGTCGGCGACGACGACTTCGGACAGGTGCGCATCGGCCTGGGCAGCCAGCAGCTCGCGACCCCCCTCATCGCCCCCGAGACGGCGCCCGTGGACGAGCTGGAGCCGCTCACCGCAGGGGCGATGCAGCAGTTCCTGACGGCGCACGGCACGCTGGACGGCCTGCCCATGGCCATCTCGCTGCGCGCCTTCTACCACCTGACGGTCAGCGGCGACGCCGAGTCCGTCCGCGCCACAGCCCGCGCGATGGTCGGCTCGCTCACCTCCCTGCACTCCCCCGAGGACCTGGTCGTCGCCATCGCCACCGGACGCGAGACGGCCCCGCAGTGGGAGTGGGCGAAGTGGCTTCCGCACGTCCAGGCCCCGGGCAGCGGCGACGGCGCGGGCAGCCGCCGTTTCATCACCACCGACGCACGCGACCTGGACGACATGCTCGCCGGGCGTCTCGAGGGCCGGCCCCGCTTCGGCGGCAGCCAGCCGCTCCTGGATCAACCGCACATCATCGTCGTACTGGATGGCCAGTCGGTACCCCCCATGTCGGCGCTCGCGGCAGCCGAAGGGCTGCAGGGCGTGACGGTCATCGAGGTCGTACCCGGCGAGGTGACCGGGGCGCGCGGCGGCCTGTCGGTGGTCGTGCACCCCGACTCCCTTCAACTGGAGTCGGGACACGGCCTGGTGTACGACGGGACGCCCGACCGGCTGAGTCGCGAAGCCGCTGAGGCCCTCGCCCGCCAGCTCGCTCCGCTCCGCGTGGCATCGGGTGGCGACGACGACGAACCACTGCTCGCCAACCTCGACTTCACCGACCTGCTGAACCTTGGCGACGCGGCCTCCGTCGATGTCAGCCGCACCTGGCGCCCCCGTTCCCAGGCGGAGCGGCTGCGTGTCCCGATCGGCGTCGGCGAAGACGGCACCCCGGTAATGCTGGATCTCAAGGAGGCGGCGCAGGAGGGCATGGGCCCACACGGCCTGTGCGTGGGCGCAACCGGTTCCGGTAAGTCCGAGCTGCTGCGCACGCTCGTACTGGGCCTCGCCGTCACGCATTCGTCGGAGACGCTCAACTTCGTCCTCGCGGACTTCAAGGGCGGCGCCACCTTCGCCGGCATGTCCCAAATGCCGCATGTCGCCGCAGTGATCACCAACCTTGCGGACGACCTGACGCTGGTGGACCGGATGGGCGACTCCATCCGTGGCGAACTCAACCGCCGGCAGGAGATGCTCCGCGACGCGGGCAACTACGCCAACATTCACGACTACGAGAAGGCACGTGCGGCGGGTGCGCTGCTGCAGCCCATCCCGTCACTCGTTCTTGTCATCGACGAGTTCAGTGAACTCCTCACCGCCATGCCGGACTTCATCGAGATGTTCGTGCAGATCGGACGTATCGGGCGTTCGCTGGGCGTCCATCTCCTGCTGGCCTCGCAGCGCCTGGAGGAGGGACGGCTGCGCGGACTTGAGACGTATCTGTCGTACCGGATCGGCCTGCGGACGTTCTCCGCGGCCGAGTCGCGTGCTGCGCTCGGCGTGCCCGATGCCTACCAGCTGCCCAACGTTCCCGGCTCCGGGTATCTGAAATACGGTACGGACGAGATGGTGCGGTTCAAGGCGGCGTACGTCTCCGGGGTGTACCGCACGAACCCCCAGCAGACGGCTTCCCCCGGTGGACCGCTTCCGGTGGACCGCAGGCCCGTACCGTTCACGGCGGCTCCGGTGCCGATCCGGTACGTCGAACCCAGTGCTCAGCGCCAGGTGCCGGAGGCGCGTACGGCGGAGGACGACGCGCTGGCCGACACCGTGCTCGATGTGATCGTGCGGCGGCTCGAGGGGCGGGGCGCCGAGGCCCACCAGGTGTGGCTGCCCCCGCTGGACAACCCGCCGTCGCTGGACGAGCTGCTGCCCGGACTCTCGAATGTGCAGGGCCGTGGGCTGACTCAGCCCGGGTACGAGGGCGCGGGCCGTCTCGTCGTCCCGCTGGGTGTGGTCGACAAGCCGTACGAGCAGCGCCGCGACACTCTCTACCGGGACTTCTCCGGAGCAGCGGGCCACATGCAGATCGTCGGCGGCCCGCAGTCCGGCAAGTCGACCCTGCTGCGGACGCTCATCTCAGCGTTCGCGCTGACTCACACACCGCAGGAAGTGCAGTTCTACGGCCTCGACTTCGGTGGCGGCGGTATGTCCTCGATCGCCGGCCTGCCGCATGTCGGCGGGGTCGCTTCGCGCCTCGACCCGGAGCGGGTACGGCGGACGGTCGCCGAGGTGTACGGCATCATGGCGCGCCGCGAGGAGTACTTCCGCAGCGCGGGCATCGACTCCATCGCCACCTTCCGCAGGCTGCGGGCGCGCGGCGACATCTCGATGACGGAGCAGCCGTGGGGTGATGTGTTCCTGGTCATCGACGGCTGGGGCAACTTCCGTACGGACTACGAGGGCCTGGAACAGCCCGTCCTGGATATCGCATCGCGCGGTCTCGGCTATGGCATCCATGTGATCCTCACCGCCTCGCGCTCGATGGAGGTCCGCGCCAACATCAAGGACCACCTGATGAACCGGCTGGAGCTGCGTCTCGGCGACACGATGGACTCCGAGGTGGACCGCAAGGCAGCCGTCAACGTCCCGGCGGGCGTACCAGGACGCGGTCTGAGCCCGGAGAAGCTGCACATCATGGCGGCGGTACCGCGGATCGACGGCATCAACTCCGACAGCGACCTGTCCGAGGCCACGGCCGCCATGACACAGGAAGTCACCCGGCACTGGACCGCGCCGGGAGCCCCGGCAGTGCGGCTGCTGCCGCGCGAACTGCCGGTGGGTAACCTTCCGGCCGGCTCTGCGCACCCGGAGCGCGGGGTCTCGTTCGCCATCGACGAGAACAACCTGGAACCGGTCTACGTCAACTTCGAGCGCGACCCGTTCTTCCTGGTTTTCGGGGAGAGCGAATCCGGCAAGTCCAACCTGCTGCGGCTGCTCATCAAGCAGTTGAGCGAGCGGTACGACGGCAATGCCTGCAAGCTCTTCGTGATCGACAACCGGCGCGGGCTGCTGGACGTCACCCCGTCCACACACCTGGCGGAGTACGTCCCCATGTCCAACAACATGGACCACCACGTCGACGCACTCATGGATCTGATGCAGCGCCGCACTCCGTCGGCCGATGTCACTGCGCAGCAGCTGCGGGACCGCAGCTGGTGGCAGGGACCGTCGGTGTATGTGGTCGTCGACGACTACGACCTGGTGTCCACCTCGAGCGGCAACCCGCTGGCCAAGCTCACGGAACATCTGCCGTTCGCGCGTGACGTGGGCGTCCGCTTCATCATCGCCCGCAGCGGGGCCGGCGCGAGCCGGGCCGCGTACGAACCGTTCATGCAGCGGATGATGGAGCTGGGCGCGCAGGGTGTGCTGCTCTCCGGCGACCCGCAAGAGGGCGACGTACTCGGCGGCACGAGGATGCGGCCGATGCCGGCGGGACGGGGCATTTTCATCTCGCGGCAGCGGGGGAATCCGCTGGTGCAGACGGGGCTGATGCCGACGGAGCTGCACTGA
- the thyX gene encoding FAD-dependent thymidylate synthase, with product MTDTPAETAQPSFRSDVTVELVKHTAGDSDVLWAARVSTAGEQSLEELSKDPERSKGLINYLMRDRHGSPFEHNSMTFFISAPIFVFREFMRHRVGWSYNEESGRYRELQPVFYVPGADRKLVQQGRPGKYVFVDGTAEQQKLVTEAMEVSYRRSYETYQEMLAAGVAREVARAVLPVGLFSSMYATCNARSLMHFLGLRTQHEEASVPSFPQREIEMVGEKMEKHWAQLMPLTYAAFNANGRVAP from the coding sequence GTGACCGACACCCCCGCCGAGACCGCCCAGCCCAGTTTCCGCAGCGATGTCACCGTTGAACTGGTGAAGCACACCGCCGGCGACTCCGATGTGCTGTGGGCCGCCCGCGTCTCCACCGCGGGCGAGCAGTCTCTCGAGGAGCTCTCGAAGGATCCGGAGCGCTCCAAGGGGCTCATCAACTACCTGATGCGGGACCGCCACGGCAGCCCCTTCGAGCACAACTCGATGACCTTCTTCATCAGCGCCCCGATCTTCGTCTTCCGCGAGTTCATGAGGCACCGCGTGGGCTGGTCGTACAACGAGGAGTCCGGCCGCTACCGCGAGCTTCAGCCGGTCTTCTACGTCCCGGGTGCGGACCGCAAGCTGGTCCAGCAGGGCCGCCCGGGCAAGTACGTCTTCGTCGACGGCACAGCTGAGCAGCAGAAGCTCGTGACGGAAGCCATGGAGGTCTCGTACCGCCGGTCGTACGAGACCTACCAGGAGATGCTGGCCGCGGGCGTCGCCCGCGAGGTGGCTCGCGCCGTCCTCCCCGTTGGCCTGTTCTCGTCCATGTACGCGACCTGCAACGCCCGCTCGCTGATGCACTTCCTCGGTCTGCGCACCCAGCACGAGGAGGCGAGCGTCCCGTCCTTCCCGCAGCGGGAGATCGAGATGGTCGGCGAAAAGATGGAAAAGCACTGGGCGCAGCTGATGCCGCTCACGTATGCCGCCTTCAATGCCAACGGTCGCGTCGCCCCGTAG
- the eccD gene encoding type VII secretion integral membrane protein EccD, with amino-acid sequence MTAPAAATGTGHPAPAAPSSGGTGFCRVTVVAPDGRVDVALPEDIPVADLYPEILRLSGQSPAQGAPVGYHLVRRDGTVLDSARSLASQRILDGELLSLRPFAESLPPAVFDDVSDAVASAVARDRTLWNDSLMRGAGLFGGSVLLVLLAFVLWTADPRHDMHGLPGILATVTGVLLLALAGVRARVYDDRASSVALGIGSMANAAVAGAGLLPLAQGQGIGKLQFLLACAAVLIASVILMIVAPGGDGPFVAFVFAASVGLLVTFAAITTRMEPAETAAVCASLAVGALAFLPGLSTRFARLPIGFEPPRTAVGEYGTDPVPQGPVDAERIAAMARRGHELLVGLVGGCALVALGAAAVLGFSGNVWGQLLALATGIAMLMRAHLFRYSAQVGCALAAGLGALTLLGLGLCLNPPRGLMADALKGDATALDIRTVWLTAAVAGLAAVITAIGLIVPRKGVTPFWGRSLEIAEAFVLLTLVPLCLAVFDVYHSIRAMTS; translated from the coding sequence ATGACGGCCCCAGCGGCGGCCACCGGAACCGGTCACCCGGCTCCCGCGGCTCCGTCCAGCGGCGGAACCGGTTTCTGCCGAGTCACGGTCGTCGCGCCGGACGGTCGCGTCGACGTGGCACTGCCCGAGGACATCCCCGTCGCCGATCTCTACCCGGAGATCCTCCGTCTGTCCGGACAGAGCCCGGCCCAGGGTGCCCCGGTCGGGTACCACCTGGTGCGTCGCGACGGAACCGTGCTCGACAGCGCGCGCTCCCTGGCGTCCCAGCGCATCCTCGACGGTGAGCTCCTGTCGCTGCGGCCCTTCGCCGAATCTCTGCCCCCGGCGGTCTTCGACGACGTCTCCGACGCCGTTGCTTCCGCCGTCGCACGGGACCGCACCCTCTGGAACGACAGCCTGATGCGCGGTGCCGGGCTCTTCGGCGGGTCCGTCCTGCTGGTACTGCTCGCCTTCGTGCTGTGGACCGCCGACCCCCGGCACGATATGCACGGTCTGCCCGGCATCCTGGCCACCGTCACCGGCGTACTGCTGCTCGCGCTCGCCGGCGTACGGGCACGGGTGTACGACGACCGGGCCTCGTCCGTCGCCCTGGGCATCGGCTCGATGGCGAACGCCGCTGTCGCCGGTGCCGGACTGCTGCCGCTGGCACAGGGGCAGGGCATCGGCAAGCTGCAGTTCCTGCTCGCCTGCGCTGCCGTGCTGATCGCTTCGGTGATCCTGATGATCGTCGCCCCTGGCGGAGACGGTCCCTTCGTCGCGTTCGTCTTCGCCGCCTCCGTCGGCCTGCTGGTGACCTTCGCCGCGATCACGACCAGGATGGAGCCGGCCGAGACCGCCGCGGTGTGCGCCTCGCTCGCCGTGGGAGCCCTTGCCTTCCTGCCCGGCCTCTCCACGCGTTTCGCCCGCCTCCCCATCGGCTTCGAGCCTCCCCGTACGGCCGTCGGCGAATACGGAACCGACCCTGTGCCCCAGGGCCCGGTCGATGCCGAGCGCATCGCGGCGATGGCCCGGCGCGGCCACGAACTGCTGGTCGGCCTGGTCGGTGGCTGCGCGCTGGTGGCTCTGGGTGCCGCGGCGGTTCTCGGCTTCTCCGGCAACGTGTGGGGACAGCTGCTCGCTCTCGCCACCGGCATCGCCATGCTGATGCGCGCGCACCTCTTCCGCTACAGCGCCCAGGTCGGCTGCGCCCTGGCGGCGGGCCTCGGCGCACTGACGCTGCTCGGTCTCGGGCTGTGCCTCAACCCCCCGAGGGGGTTGATGGCCGATGCCCTGAAGGGCGACGCCACGGCGCTCGACATCCGTACGGTCTGGCTCACCGCCGCGGTCGCCGGGCTCGCCGCGGTGATCACTGCCATCGGGCTGATCGTGCCGCGCAAGGGCGTCACGCCCTTCTGGGGCCGCTCTCTGGAGATCGCGGAGGCCTTTGTGCTGCTGACGCTCGTACCGCTGTGCCTCGCGGTCTTCGACGTCTACCATTCCATCCGTGCGATGACCTCCTGA
- the rpsO gene encoding 30S ribosomal protein S15, which produces MSLDAATKKQIMTEFGTKEGDTGSPEVQVAMLSRRISDLTEHLKTHKHDHHSRRGLLILVGQRRRLLQYLAKKDIQRFRALVDRLGIRRGAAGGAK; this is translated from the coding sequence GTGTCTCTCGACGCCGCTACGAAGAAGCAGATCATGACCGAGTTCGGCACCAAGGAGGGCGACACCGGCTCCCCCGAGGTTCAGGTCGCGATGCTCTCCCGCCGCATCTCGGACCTGACCGAGCACCTCAAGACGCACAAGCACGACCACCACTCCCGCCGTGGTCTGCTGATCCTGGTGGGCCAGCGCCGCCGTCTGCTGCAGTACCTGGCCAAGAAGGACATCCAGCGCTTCCGTGCCCTGGTCGACCGCCTCGGCATCCGCCGTGGTGCGGCCGGCGGTGCCAAGTAA
- a CDS encoding polyribonucleotide nucleotidyltransferase, with amino-acid sequence MENETHYAEAVIDNGTFGTRTIRFETGRLAKQAAGSAVAYLDDDTMVLSATTASKKPKDQLDFFPLTVDVEERMYAAGKIPGSFFRREGRPSEDAILTCRLIDRPLRPSFRKGLRNEIQIVETIMALNPDHLYDVVAINAASCSTQLAGLPFSGPIGGTRVALIKGQWVAFPTHTELEDAVFDMVVAGRVLEDGDVAIMMVEAEATEKTIQLVKDGAEAPTEEIVAAGLEAAKPFIKALCKAQSDLAAKAAKPTGEFPVFLEYQDDVLEALTAAVKGELTQALTIAGKQERETELDRIKEIAAEKLLPQFEGREKEISGAYRALTKKLVRERVIKDKVRIDGRGVTDIRTLAAEVEAIPRVHGSALFERGETQILGVTTLNMLRMEQQLDTLSPVTRKRYMHNYNFPPYSVGETGRVGSPKRREIGHGALAERAIVPVLPTREEFPYAIRQVSEALGSNGSTSMGSVCASTMSLLNAGVPLKAPVAGIAMGLISEEIDGQTHYVALTDILGAEDAFGDMDFKVAGTKTFVTALQLDTKLDGIPASVLAAALKQARDARLHILDVMNEAIDVPDEMSPNAPRIITVKIPVDKIGEVIGPKGKMINQIQEDTGADITIEDDGTIYIGAQQGSQAEAARATINSIANPTMPEVGERYLGTVVKTTTFGAFVSLMPGKDGLLHISQIRKLAGGKRVENVEDVLAVGSKVQVEIAEIDSRGKLSLIPVIEGETESDSGSEKKDDTDK; translated from the coding sequence GTGGAGAACGAGACCCACTACGCCGAGGCCGTTATCGACAACGGAACCTTCGGCACCCGCACCATCCGCTTCGAGACGGGCCGCCTGGCCAAGCAGGCCGCCGGTTCCGCCGTGGCGTACCTGGACGACGACACCATGGTGCTGTCGGCCACCACCGCTTCCAAGAAGCCCAAGGACCAGCTCGACTTCTTCCCCCTGACGGTGGACGTCGAGGAGCGGATGTACGCAGCCGGCAAGATCCCCGGCTCCTTCTTCCGTCGTGAGGGCCGGCCCTCCGAGGACGCGATCCTCACCTGCCGCCTGATCGACCGCCCGCTGCGCCCCTCCTTCCGGAAGGGCCTGCGCAACGAGATCCAGATCGTCGAGACGATCATGGCGCTCAACCCCGACCACCTGTACGACGTGGTCGCGATCAACGCCGCCTCCTGCTCCACGCAGCTGGCCGGCCTGCCCTTCTCCGGCCCGATCGGCGGCACCCGTGTCGCCCTGATCAAGGGCCAGTGGGTCGCCTTCCCGACGCACACCGAGCTCGAGGACGCCGTCTTCGACATGGTGGTCGCCGGTCGCGTCCTCGAGGACGGCGACGTCGCGATCATGATGGTCGAGGCCGAGGCCACCGAGAAGACCATCCAGCTCGTCAAGGACGGCGCCGAGGCTCCCACCGAGGAGATCGTCGCCGCCGGCCTCGAGGCCGCGAAGCCCTTCATCAAGGCGCTGTGCAAGGCCCAGTCGGACCTCGCCGCCAAGGCTGCCAAGCCCACCGGCGAGTTCCCGGTCTTCCTCGAGTACCAGGACGACGTCCTGGAGGCGCTGACCGCCGCCGTCAAGGGCGAGCTCACGCAGGCGCTCACCATCGCCGGCAAGCAGGAGCGCGAGACCGAGCTCGACCGCATCAAGGAGATCGCCGCCGAGAAGCTGCTCCCGCAGTTCGAGGGTCGCGAGAAGGAGATCTCCGGTGCCTACCGCGCGCTGACCAAGAAGCTGGTCCGCGAGCGCGTCATCAAGGACAAGGTCCGCATCGACGGCCGTGGCGTCACGGACATCCGTACGCTCGCCGCCGAGGTCGAGGCCATCCCGCGCGTGCACGGCTCGGCGCTGTTCGAGCGTGGCGAGACCCAGATCCTGGGCGTCACCACCCTGAACATGCTCCGGATGGAGCAGCAGCTGGACACCCTTTCCCCGGTGACCCGCAAGCGCTACATGCACAACTACAACTTCCCGCCGTACTCCGTCGGTGAGACCGGCCGCGTCGGTTCGCCGAAGCGCCGCGAGATCGGCCACGGTGCGCTCGCCGAGCGCGCCATCGTGCCGGTGCTGCCGACGCGCGAGGAGTTCCCGTACGCGATCCGTCAGGTCTCCGAGGCGCTGGGCTCCAACGGCTCGACGTCCATGGGCTCGGTCTGCGCCTCCACCATGTCGCTGCTGAACGCCGGTGTGCCGCTCAAGGCCCCCGTCGCCGGTATCGCCATGGGTCTGATCTCCGAGGAGATCGACGGCCAGACGCACTACGTCGCCCTCACCGACATCCTCGGTGCGGAGGACGCCTTCGGTGACATGGACTTCAAGGTCGCCGGTACCAAGACCTTCGTCACCGCGCTCCAGCTCGACACCAAGCTCGACGGCATCCCCGCCTCGGTCCTGGCCGCCGCGCTGAAGCAGGCCCGCGACGCCCGCCTCCACATCCTCGATGTGATGAACGAGGCCATCGACGTCCCGGACGAGATGTCCCCGAACGCCCCGCGGATCATCACCGTCAAGATCCCGGTGGACAAGATCGGTGAGGTCATCGGCCCCAAGGGCAAGATGATCAACCAGATCCAGGAGGACACCGGCGCCGACATCACGATCGAGGACGACGGCACCATCTACATCGGTGCCCAGCAGGGCTCGCAGGCCGAGGCCGCCCGCGCCACGATCAACTCGATCGCCAACCCGACGATGCCGGAGGTCGGCGAGCGCTACCTGGGTACGGTCGTCAAGACCACCACCTTCGGTGCCTTCGTCTCCCTGATGCCCGGCAAGGACGGTCTGCTGCACATCTCGCAGATCCGCAAGCTCGCCGGTGGCAAGCGCGTGGAGAACGTCGAGGACGTGCTCGCGGTCGGCTCCAAGGTCCAGGTCGAGATCGCCGAGATCGACTCCCGCGGCAAGCTCTCCCTCATCCCTGTGATCGAGGGCGAAACCGAGTCCGACAGCGGCTCCGAGAAGAAGGACGACACCGACAAGTGA
- a CDS encoding M16 family metallopeptidase — protein sequence MTSRSSATTARTSSEARAVARTQTLLKGENGIGTVRRTVLPGGLRVVTETLPSVRSATFGIWANVGSRDETPSLNGATHYLEHLLFKGTHKRSALDISSAIDAVGGEMNAFTAKEYTCYYARVLDTDLPLAIDVVCDMLTGSLILQDDVDSERGVILEEIAMTEDDPGDCVHDLFAHTMLGDTPLGRPVLGTVDTVNALDADRIRRFYKKHYDPTHLVVAAAGNVDHATVVRQVRKAFEKAGALSRTDAVPTAPRDGHRSLRTAGRVELLNRKTEQAHVVLGMPGLARTDERRWALGVLNTALGGGMSSRLFQEVREKRGLAYSVYSYTSGFADTGLFGVYAGCRPSQVHDVLKICRDELDRVASDGLSDEEIGRAIGQLSGSTVLGLEDTGALMNRIGKSELCWGEQMSVDDMLARIAAVTPDDVRAVAGEVLGQRPSLSVIGPLKDKQADRLHEAVS from the coding sequence GTGACGTCCCGTAGTTCCGCGACGACGGCCCGCACCTCTTCGGAGGCGCGGGCCGTCGCCCGTACCCAAACGCTTCTCAAGGGCGAGAACGGCATCGGCACGGTCCGCCGCACCGTTCTCCCCGGCGGCCTGCGGGTCGTCACCGAGACCCTGCCCTCCGTACGCTCCGCCACCTTCGGGATCTGGGCGAACGTCGGCTCCCGAGACGAGACGCCGTCCCTCAACGGCGCCACGCACTACCTCGAGCACCTCCTCTTCAAGGGCACGCACAAGCGGTCCGCCCTCGACATCTCCTCGGCGATCGACGCGGTCGGCGGCGAGATGAACGCCTTCACGGCGAAGGAGTACACCTGCTACTACGCACGGGTGCTCGACACCGATCTGCCGCTGGCCATCGACGTGGTCTGCGACATGCTCACCGGCTCGCTGATCCTGCAGGACGACGTCGACTCCGAGCGCGGTGTCATCCTCGAAGAGATCGCGATGACCGAGGACGACCCGGGTGACTGCGTGCACGATCTGTTCGCGCACACCATGCTCGGCGACACCCCCCTCGGCCGCCCGGTCCTCGGCACCGTCGACACCGTCAACGCGCTCGACGCCGACCGGATCCGCCGCTTCTACAAGAAGCACTACGACCCGACGCACCTGGTCGTCGCCGCCGCGGGCAACGTCGACCACGCCACGGTCGTACGCCAGGTCCGCAAGGCCTTCGAGAAGGCCGGCGCCCTCTCCCGTACGGACGCGGTCCCGACCGCTCCCCGCGACGGACACCGCTCCCTGCGCACCGCGGGACGCGTCGAGCTGCTGAACCGCAAGACCGAACAGGCCCATGTGGTCCTCGGCATGCCGGGCCTGGCCCGCACCGACGAGCGCCGCTGGGCGCTCGGCGTACTCAACACCGCACTCGGCGGCGGCATGTCGTCGCGCCTCTTCCAGGAGGTACGGGAGAAGCGCGGCCTCGCCTACAGCGTGTACTCGTACACCTCGGGCTTCGCCGACACCGGCCTCTTCGGCGTCTACGCCGGCTGCCGCCCGAGCCAGGTCCACGACGTCCTCAAGATCTGCCGCGACGAGCTCGACCGGGTCGCGTCGGACGGTCTGTCGGACGAGGAGATCGGCCGCGCCATCGGCCAGCTCTCCGGCTCGACCGTGCTGGGCCTCGAGGACACGGGCGCCCTGATGAACCGCATCGGCAAGAGCGAGCTGTGCTGGGGCGAGCAGATGTCGGTCGACGACATGCTCGCGCGGATAGCCGCGGTCACCCCGGACGACGTACGCGCGGTGGCCGGCGAGGTCCTGGGACAGCGTCCCTCGCTGTCGGTGATCGGCCCGCTCAAGGACAAGCAGGCGGACCGCCTCCACGAAGCGGTCTCCTAA
- the dapB gene encoding 4-hydroxy-tetrahydrodipicolinate reductase: MSKLRVAVLGAKGRIGSEAVRAVEAADDMELVAALGRGDKLEVLVDSGAQVVVELTTPASVMGNLDFCVRHGIHAVVGTTGWTDERLAQLNTSLAASPQTGVLIAPNFSIGAVLTMKFAQQAARYFESVEVVELHHPNKADAPSGTATRTAQLIAAARAEAGCPPQPDATVTALDGARGADVDGVPVHAIRLRGLLAHQEVLLGGEGETLTIRHDSLHHSSFMPGILLGARRVVSTPGLTFGLEHFLDLG, from the coding sequence ATGAGCAAGCTGCGCGTGGCCGTTCTCGGCGCAAAGGGCCGCATCGGCTCGGAAGCGGTACGAGCCGTCGAGGCCGCCGACGACATGGAACTGGTCGCGGCACTCGGCCGGGGCGACAAGCTGGAGGTCCTGGTGGACTCCGGCGCCCAGGTCGTGGTCGAGCTGACTACCCCGGCCTCGGTGATGGGCAATCTCGACTTCTGCGTACGCCACGGCATTCACGCGGTGGTCGGCACCACCGGCTGGACCGACGAACGCCTCGCGCAGCTGAACACCTCGCTCGCCGCGTCCCCGCAGACCGGCGTGCTCATCGCGCCGAACTTCTCCATCGGAGCAGTCCTGACCATGAAGTTCGCGCAGCAGGCGGCGCGTTACTTCGAGTCTGTCGAGGTCGTTGAGCTGCACCACCCGAACAAGGCCGACGCCCCCAGCGGCACCGCCACCCGCACCGCCCAGCTCATCGCGGCGGCCCGCGCCGAGGCGGGCTGCCCCCCGCAGCCCGACGCGACCGTGACCGCGCTGGACGGCGCCCGGGGCGCCGACGTCGACGGCGTTCCCGTGCACGCCATCCGGCTGCGCGGCCTCCTCGCCCACCAGGAAGTCCTGCTCGGCGGCGAGGGCGAGACGCTGACGATCAGGCACGACTCCCTGCACCACAGCAGCTTCATGCCGGGCATCCTGCTCGGCGCCCGCCGTGTGGTGTCCACTCCAGGTCTCACGTTCGGCCTGGAACACTTCCTCGACCTCGGCTGA